In Streptomyces sp. ML-6, the genomic stretch GAGACGACGGACTCGACCTGGTCCTCGGGCACGCCGAACGAGGCGTCGTTGAAGAATTCGGTGAGCTTCTGGTCGGTGAGGCCGGTGTGCCCGGCCACCAGGCCGTTGTAGCGGTCGAGTTGGTCGTCGCTGTGGGCGGGGTGCGTGCCGAGCGTCTTGTTGCCGAGGATCTCGACGAGGGTGGCGTTGCCGTTCTCGCCGGGCGGCAGGATGTCGTCGCACTGTCCCCGGCAGTGGTCGATGACGGGTGCGGGTTCCGCGGCGGCCGCGCCGGACTGCGGCGAGGCCGCGAGCAGAGCGGCGCCGAGTGCGAGGACCGCCGTGACGGTGGCGGCTCTGAGCTTGACGGTGCGTGGGGGCATGAGCGCTCCTCCAAGTGGCCTGTGGGCCGGAGGTTACTGGCGGTAGGCCCCGCCGGTAAGGTGAGCAACCGTCACATTTTCTGAATCGTCACATGGCGCCGCTCCTCCCCCGGCCGCGCGCTGCCGCACCCCTCCCGCCGGACGCCTCTTCACCGTCCCGGGATCCAAATCGGGGGGCCGTACGTCAATTCATTGACACCGAAGTACGACGACGGCGAAGTACGAGCGACGGAGGTGGCAGTGCGATGGCCGGTTTTCGGAGTCTTGCGAGACAGGTCCGCGATCCACGGATCGATCTGGCGCTGCGGCGGTATTCGCTGCGCAAGTGCCTGGAGAGGTTCGCCCCGTACGGGCACCGGGCGACCTGGCACCATCTGTGTGCCCGGCACGGCATCGAACCCGAAGACCGCTCCCCCGACCCGGCGCGGCTGGTGCGCGCGCTGGACGAGCTGGAGGCGGCGCGGGCGGTCTGGCTGGGCCACGAGGCGGGGTTCGCCGAACGCCGCAGACGGGAGAAGCACGACGGGCTGCGCAGACCCGGCGCGCTCGACGACTGGCACCGGCACACCTGGGGCGGCCACGGGGTCGCCCGCTGCGCGGACCCGGCGGTACACCCGTCGGCGCCGCTCGCCGAGGTGCTGCGCCGGCTGATCGCGGCCCTGGAGTCCGGGCCGGGTACGGCCTGCCCGGTGTGCGCGGGGACCGAGATGCACTGGCGGGAGGAGGCCGGGGGCGGGCCCGTCCCGGGACCGGTGTGCGCGGGCTGCGGGATCGTGGTGCCGCAGCCGGTGCTCACACCGGGGGCGCTGGCCGCGGCCCGGGGCGCACGACGCCGGGATCTCGCCTCGGTGGCATGACGTGCGGAGTCCCGGCGGCACCTCCCGGTGACGCCCGCCCGCCCCCGGACCCCGGGGCTACGGGCAGTCGCCCGGCGGGCAATCGGCCGGCGGGCAATCGGCCGATGAGCGCTCGACCGAGGGGCGCTCGACCGAGGGGCGTTCCGGCATCAGGCGCGAACCGCTCATCCGCTGACCGGAGATGTCGTTCGGGTTGGAGAGCACGCAGTTCTCCAACGACAGGCAGCCGCAGCCGATGCAGTCGGTGAGGTGGTCCCGCAGCCGGGCCAACTGCTTGATCCGTTCGTCCAGTTCGGAGCGCCAGGCCTCGGACAGCCGCGCCCAGTCCTCGCGGTTCGGGGTGCGTTCCTCGGGAAGCTCGGCGAGCGCCTCCCGGATGGTGGCGAGCGGGATGCCCACGCGCTGCGCCGCCCGGACGAACGCGACCCTGCGCAGCGCGTCCCTGGTGTAACGGCGCTGGTTGCCGCTGGTGCGGCGGCTGCTGATCAGGCCCTTGGCCTCGTAGAAGTGCAGGGCCGAGACGGCGGCTCCGCTGCGCGTGGAGAGCTGTCCGACCGTGAGTTCATGGAGTGTCTGTGGGATCTGGGGCACTCCTCCAACCCTACTTGCCCGCCCATCCGGCGGTCCGTCGTTGACAGGAACGCACCCGCGAACCATGCTGAGCAAGCGCTTAGACAGGGCGCTCAGGGATGGCATGGAGCTGGAAGGGCAGGGAGCGGGAACATGGCGGAGCCGAGGATCTTCACGTCCGCGCAGGAGCTGCGCGACGGCGTGGGCGAGCAACTGGGGCACAGCGACTGGCTGGAGGTCGACCAGAAGAGGATCGACCTCTTCGCCGAGGCCACCGGCGACCATCAGTGGATCCACGTGGACCCGGAGCGGGCCGCGTCCGGGCCGTTCGGCACGACCATCGCCCACGGCTACCTCACGCTCTCGCTGCTGCCCGCCCTCGTCCCCCAGGTCATGCGGGTCGAGGGCATGAAGATGGGCATCAACTACGGGACGAACAAGGTCCGCTTCCCCTCCACCGTGCCCATGGGCTCGCGGCTGCGCGCGAGCGCCGTCCTGAAGAACGTCGAGGAGGCCGGGGGCGGCGTGCAGGTCACCGCCCTCGTCACGGTCGAGCGCGAGGGCGGCGACAAGCCGGTGTGCGTGGCCGAGTCGGTGTCGCGCTACTACTTCTGACGCCCGCCGCCGCGCCGCCGCGCCTTTGCCCGCGGCAGCGCAGCACACCCGGCGGCACGCGGCCCCGCGCGACTCACCCGGCGGCGCACGGGCCCCGCGTGGCACACCTGACGGCGCGCCGCGCGGCCGTCACCGCTCGGCGCCGACCATGCGCAGCACGAGGCCGGCGTAGAGCTCACCGACCTCGTCCGGCGTCCGGCTGCCCTGCTCGTTGAACCAGCGCGCCACGTCGATGCAGAGCGAGAGCACCGCGAGCGTGGTGCCCGGCACGTCGGGGACGTCGAACTCCCCCGCCCGCACCCCCTCGCCGATGATCCGGCGGACCACGGCGTCACTCCTGCGGCGCAGGCCGACGATCTCGGCGCGGTGCTCCTCGCCGAGGGCGTCGAGTTCGTACTGGACCACGCGTGCGGTGGTGTGCCGCTCGGCGTGCCAGCGGACGAAGGACCGTACGGCCTCGGCCAGCCGCTCGGCCGCCGTGCCGCCGCCGTCGGCGGCGGCCTCCAGGACGGCCAGGGCCCGGTCGTGGCCGATCCGGCTGATCCGGTGGAGCAGCTCTTCCTTCGTCTTGTAGTGGATGTAGAGCGCGGCGGGACTCATCCCCGCCCGGCCCGCGATGTCACGGGTGGTGGTGGCGTGGTACCCGCGCTCGGCGAAGGCGTCGACGGCGGCGACGAGCAGCCGCCTGGCCGCCTCGGGCGTCACCTCGCCCCACGGCGCGTCGCCGTCGGTCTCCTCCGCCGTGCTCATCGTCCCTCGCCCCTCTCGTCAGCAGGACGAACACCATACCGCGACCCCTGAGCAAGCGCTTAGGGGCCGGGACGGTGCTCGGGGGCCGGGGCCCGGGGGCCGGGGCCCGGGACGGATCGGGCCCCGGTCGGGTCAGAGCTTCTGGAAGGGGTCGTGCTCGGCGAGGATCTTCTCCAGCCTGGCCTGGTCGACCCGGCTGACGAGCTGCCCCGCCTCCTGGCGGTCCCTGATGACCTTGGCCAGGGTGAAGCAGGAGGTCACGAGATAGAGGACCCCGATCGCGAGGAACCCGCGGACCCAGGCGTCGGCGTCCAGGAAGTAGATACCGAGGGTCACCGCGCCCATCGCCACTCCGAAGGAGGCGACGGCCTGGCCGTAGAAGGCCGCGGTGCCCTGCTGCTTGACGGTTGTTGTCTCGCTCATGCCGCCAGCATCGGGCGGGGTGGCGTGCGCCACATCCGTTCCCGTACTCAGTCCGCTACTCAGACTCCCGTTCGAAGCCGCTCGGGCGGGCGGCGGGTCAGAAGGCGGAGACCCCCGTCAGCGCACGGCCGATGATCAGCTTCTGGATCTGACTGGTCCCCTCGTACAGGGTCATCACCCGGGCGTCGCGCAGCAGCTTGCCGACCGGGTACTCGTCGATGTAGCCGTAGCCGCCGAAGACCTGGAGGGCGTTGTTGGCGGCGCGGACGGCCGCCTCGGAGGCGAAGAGCTTCGCCTTGGACGCGGCGGTGGCGAAGTCCTCGCCGCGGTCCACGAGGTCGGCCACCCGCCAGGTCAGCAGCCGGGCGGCGTCGACGTCCACGGCGATGTCGCTGATGAGTTCCTGGACGAGCTGGTGGCCCGCGATGGGGCGGCCGAACTGCTCGCGCTCGCCCGCGTGGCCCACGGCGGCGTCGAGGGCGGCCCGCGCGATGCCGACGCAGCCGGCCGCGACCGACATCCGCCCCTTGGCCAGGGCGGACATGGCGATCGAGAAGCCCTTGCCCTCCGGGCCCAGCAGCGCGGAGGCGGGTACGCGGACGTCCTCCAGGACCAGTTCGGCGGTGGCCTGGCCGCGCAGGCCGAGCTTGCCGTGGATGGGGCGGCGGGTGAGGCCGGGGGTGTCGGCGGGGACCAGGAAGGCGGATATGCCCCTGGGGCCGGGGGCGCCGCCGGTGCGGGCGAAGAGCAGCACCACGTCGGCCCAGGTGCCGTTGGTGATGAACATCTTGGTGCCGTTGATGACGTACGAGTCGCCGTCCCGGACCGCCTTCGTCGTCAGGCTCCCGGCGTCCGAGCCGGTGCCGGGCTCGGTGAGGCCGAAGCAGCCGATCGCCTCGCCCGCGGTGAGCCTCGGCAGCCAGTGCCGCTTCTGCTTCTCGTCGCCCCAGGCCGCGACGGTCTTGGCGACCAGGCCGAGGGAGACGGAGACGATGCCGCGGACCGAGGAGTCGCCGCGCCCCAGCTCCTCGGTGACCAGGCAGTACGCGAGGTGGTCGCCGCCCGAGCCGCCGTACTCCTCGGGGACGGTGAGCCCGAGGAAGCCCACGGAGCCCAGCTTCCCCACGATCGACCTGTCGACGTTCTCCGCCCGGTCCCACTCCACGACGTGGGGGGACACCTCGCGGGCGACGAAGTCCTCGGCGAGCCTGCGGACGGCTTCCTGCTCCTCGCTGAGCTCCAGGTTCATCCCTGACCCCCACCCTTAATTAGCACTGCTAGTTTTTCGTTCGCAGGCCCTACTATGTGCCGCATGGCCCGACCGCGCAAGCCCCTCCTCAGCCGAGACCGGATCGTCGAGACGGCGAGCGCGCTCGTGGACGCCGAGGGGCTCGACGCCGTCTCCACCCGACGGCTCGCCGCCGAGCTGGGGGTCAGCGGGCCCTCGCTCTACAACCACTTCCGCAACAAGGACGAGATCCTGGACGCGGTCGCGGACGCCGTCTCCGCCCAGGTCGACCTGTCGATGTTCGACGAGTCGGACACCCGCGACTGGCGGGCCGCCCTGCACGACTGGGCCGTCTCCTACCGTGCGGCGCTCTCCGCGCATCCGCACATCGTCCCGGTGCTCGCCCGGGGGCCGGGCCGCCGTCCGGCCGGTCTCCGGGTCGCCGACGCGGTCTTCGGCGCGATGGTCCGGGCCGGCTGGCCGCCCGCCCAGGCCACGTACATCGGGGCCCTGATGCGCTACTTCGTCACCGGCTCGGCGCTCGGCTCGTTCGCCGGCGGCTTCGTGGACGACGAGACGGCGTACGACCCCGCCGAGTACCCGCACCTCGGCCGGGCCCATCTGCTGGCCGAGCGCCGCCGGCAGGTCGACGAGGGGGCGTTCGAGACCGGGCTGCGGGCCCTGGTCGACGGCCTCTCGCTCCAGTACGAGCTGCTGACGCCCGACCTGACGGTTCGGCCGGCGCCGAAGCGTTCCTGACGCATCCTGGTCCCATGGCACGCATGGCACACCCCGATCCGGCCGCGCCCCGGCTGGCCGCCCTGGCCGCGCTCCTCGCCGACGAGACCCGCGCCACCTTCTGCCTCGCCCTGCTGGACGGCCGCGCCTGGACCGCGGGCGAACTGGCCCGGCACGCCTCCGTGGCGCCGTCGACCGCCAGCGAACACCTCGGCAGGCTCGTCGCCGGGGGGCTGCTGGCCGAGGAGCGACAGGGCCGCCACCGCTATCTGCGGCTCGCCGGCGAACGCGTCGCGCACCTCGTCGAGGACCTGGCGGCCCACGCCTCCCCGGGCCCCTCCCCCGCGCGTCCGCGGAGCCTGGGCGCAGCGACCGCCGACCGGGCGCTGGCCCGCGGCCGCACCTGCTACGACCACCTCGCGGGGCGGCTCGGCATCGCGATCGCCGACGCGATGACCGCACGGGGGCTGCTCCGGCAGGACACCGGCTTCGCCCTGACCGACGACGGCCTGCGCTGGTTCGACGGGCTGGGCATCGGCCTGGATCCGGGGTCGCGGCGTCCGCTGGCGCGCAGCTGTCTGGACTGGACGGAGCGCCGGGCGCACCTGGCGGGCGCGGCGGGGGCCGCGCTGTGCCGGTACGCCCTGGA encodes the following:
- the soxR gene encoding redox-sensitive transcriptional activator SoxR, with protein sequence MPQIPQTLHELTVGQLSTRSGAAVSALHFYEAKGLISSRRTSGNQRRYTRDALRRVAFVRAAQRVGIPLATIREALAELPEERTPNREDWARLSEAWRSELDERIKQLARLRDHLTDCIGCGCLSLENCVLSNPNDISGQRMSGSRLMPERPSVERPSVERSSADCPPADCPPGDCP
- a CDS encoding MaoC family dehydratase, whose translation is MAEPRIFTSAQELRDGVGEQLGHSDWLEVDQKRIDLFAEATGDHQWIHVDPERAASGPFGTTIAHGYLTLSLLPALVPQVMRVEGMKMGINYGTNKVRFPSTVPMGSRLRASAVLKNVEEAGGGVQVTALVTVEREGGDKPVCVAESVSRYYF
- a CDS encoding TetR/AcrR family transcriptional regulator, whose product is MSTAEETDGDAPWGEVTPEAARRLLVAAVDAFAERGYHATTTRDIAGRAGMSPAALYIHYKTKEELLHRISRIGHDRALAVLEAAADGGGTAAERLAEAVRSFVRWHAERHTTARVVQYELDALGEEHRAEIVGLRRRSDAVVRRIIGEGVRAGEFDVPDVPGTTLAVLSLCIDVARWFNEQGSRTPDEVGELYAGLVLRMVGAER
- a CDS encoding YiaA/YiaB family inner membrane protein, which produces MSETTTVKQQGTAAFYGQAVASFGVAMGAVTLGIYFLDADAWVRGFLAIGVLYLVTSCFTLAKVIRDRQEAGQLVSRVDQARLEKILAEHDPFQKL
- a CDS encoding acyl-CoA dehydrogenase family protein produces the protein MNLELSEEQEAVRRLAEDFVAREVSPHVVEWDRAENVDRSIVGKLGSVGFLGLTVPEEYGGSGGDHLAYCLVTEELGRGDSSVRGIVSVSLGLVAKTVAAWGDEKQKRHWLPRLTAGEAIGCFGLTEPGTGSDAGSLTTKAVRDGDSYVINGTKMFITNGTWADVVLLFARTGGAPGPRGISAFLVPADTPGLTRRPIHGKLGLRGQATAELVLEDVRVPASALLGPEGKGFSIAMSALAKGRMSVAAGCVGIARAALDAAVGHAGEREQFGRPIAGHQLVQELISDIAVDVDAARLLTWRVADLVDRGEDFATAASKAKLFASEAAVRAANNALQVFGGYGYIDEYPVGKLLRDARVMTLYEGTSQIQKLIIGRALTGVSAF
- a CDS encoding TetR/AcrR family transcriptional regulator C-terminal domain-containing protein — encoded protein: MARPRKPLLSRDRIVETASALVDAEGLDAVSTRRLAAELGVSGPSLYNHFRNKDEILDAVADAVSAQVDLSMFDESDTRDWRAALHDWAVSYRAALSAHPHIVPVLARGPGRRPAGLRVADAVFGAMVRAGWPPAQATYIGALMRYFVTGSALGSFAGGFVDDETAYDPAEYPHLGRAHLLAERRRQVDEGAFETGLRALVDGLSLQYELLTPDLTVRPAPKRS
- a CDS encoding winged helix-turn-helix domain-containing protein produces the protein MAHPDPAAPRLAALAALLADETRATFCLALLDGRAWTAGELARHASVAPSTASEHLGRLVAGGLLAEERQGRHRYLRLAGERVAHLVEDLAAHASPGPSPARPRSLGAATADRALARGRTCYDHLAGRLGIAIADAMTARGLLRQDTGFALTDDGLRWFDGLGIGLDPGSRRPLARSCLDWTERRAHLAGAAGAALCRYALEARWCVRIGSGRAVRATAEGERALREHLGIEPESIR